Proteins from a single region of Pseudomonadota bacterium:
- a CDS encoding helix-turn-helix domain-containing protein: MVDQIVPKNLKSYRLLNRKEAAEILGVKKSTLAAWKCTRRHHIPVVKVGRLVRYRYSDLQDFIERRTEGSCDG; this comes from the coding sequence ATGGTAGATCAAATTGTTCCCAAAAACCTAAAATCATATCGCCTGTTAAATCGCAAAGAAGCTGCTGAGATTTTAGGCGTAAAAAAATCAACCCTTGCCGCATGGAAGTGTACCAGGCGGCATCATATTCCCGTTGTCAAGGTAGGTCGGCTCGTACGCTATCGTTATTCTGATTTGCAGGATTTTATTGAGCGTAGAACAGAGGGCAGTTGTGATGGATAA